One segment of Candidatus Eisenbacteria bacterium DNA contains the following:
- a CDS encoding two pore domain potassium channel family protein, whose protein sequence is MSLITTLTGALGVFLLAILLWDAYETILLPRRLPGDIRVSRLVLRSIWRVWRRLSRGIRARNDRELFLSFYAQLSLLGLFSVWAAGLILGFALLHWAVGSHLAAPSGVAGFGKDLYMSGTTFFTLGLGDVVPMTQFARVLTVLEAGIGFGFLALVIAYVPVLYQFFSRREARITMLDQWAGSPPAAGLILKRAFESGNPGGELDRLFRDWELTAAEILESHLSYPTLAFFRSQHDNQSWLASLCAILDASALAGAWVKGVDPFQARLTFAICRHTLVDVSQVFRLKPRDEGSAGGETERIAGLRAWLEAAGLPLEQGPEADARFRDLRRLYTPYLTALSDYLLMPLPNWLPPEKARYNWRTSASSPSIHDGAH, encoded by the coding sequence ATGAGCCTAATCACGACGCTCACGGGAGCGCTCGGCGTTTTCCTTCTCGCGATCCTCTTGTGGGACGCGTACGAGACCATTTTGCTCCCGCGTAGACTTCCGGGGGACATCCGCGTCTCGCGCCTGGTGCTCCGGAGTATCTGGAGGGTGTGGAGGAGGCTTTCCCGGGGGATCCGCGCCCGAAACGATCGTGAATTGTTCCTCAGCTTCTACGCGCAGTTGTCGCTCCTCGGGCTCTTCAGCGTCTGGGCCGCGGGGCTCATCCTGGGCTTCGCGTTGCTTCACTGGGCGGTCGGATCGCACCTCGCGGCGCCCAGCGGGGTCGCCGGTTTTGGAAAAGACCTCTACATGAGCGGCACTACCTTCTTCACGCTGGGGCTCGGCGACGTCGTCCCGATGACGCAATTCGCTCGCGTGCTCACCGTGCTGGAGGCGGGAATAGGCTTCGGATTCCTCGCGCTCGTGATCGCGTACGTGCCGGTTCTCTACCAGTTCTTCTCCCGGCGGGAGGCCCGGATCACGATGCTCGATCAGTGGGCGGGATCGCCGCCCGCCGCCGGCCTCATCTTGAAGCGTGCGTTCGAGAGCGGAAATCCCGGCGGCGAGCTGGATCGACTGTTCCGGGATTGGGAGCTGACGGCGGCCGAGATCCTCGAGAGCCACCTCTCGTACCCAACGCTCGCCTTCTTCCGCTCGCAGCACGACAACCAGTCGTGGCTAGCGTCGCTCTGCGCCATTTTGGATGCCTCGGCCCTTGCCGGCGCTTGGGTGAAGGGCGTCGACCCGTTCCAGGCGCGGCTCACCTTCGCGATCTGCCGCCACACCCTGGTCGACGTAAGTCAGGTATTTCGGCTGAAGCCTCGGGATGAAGGAAGCGCCGGCGGCGAGACCGAGCGGATCGCGGGATTGCGCGCCTGGCTCGAAGCGGCGGGCCTACCGTTGGAGCAAGGACCCGAAGCCGATGCCCGGTTCCGAGACCTCCGACGACTGTATACGCCCTACCTTACGGCCCTCTCCGACTACTTGCTGATGCCGCTTCCCAATTGGCTGCCGCCGGAAAAGGCGCGGTACAACTGGCGTACTAGCGCTTCATCGCCCTCGATTCACGACGGAGCGCACTAG
- a CDS encoding DUF1259 domain-containing protein, whose amino-acid sequence MKAALLAPAFILIAAVSSAAGAPAHETTRPDTARIEELTGARGKLDDEGVFKVSVPRADLDIRVAGVRMTPPMGLTSWASFKRIGSNTVVMGDMVLLEDQVNPVMSVALDNGLEVTALHNHFLWDSPRVMFMHIGGMGDEAKLAAAVGFVFAKIKDTGGGKGDTPASDLDPSKTTLDPSKIDAALREKGSLNDGVYKVVVGRTTQMHGHLMGNTMGVNTWAAFVGTDDHSVVDGDFAMLESELQGVLKALRAAGINIVAIHQHMTGEEPRIVFLHYWGVGSTRALAEGLRAALDKTTESHAKR is encoded by the coding sequence ATGAAAGCAGCATTGCTCGCACCGGCATTCATTTTGATTGCAGCGGTCTCGAGTGCGGCGGGAGCCCCAGCCCACGAGACGACGCGGCCAGACACGGCCCGAATCGAAGAGCTGACCGGAGCGAGAGGAAAACTCGACGACGAGGGCGTCTTTAAGGTGTCGGTTCCGCGCGCGGACCTGGACATCAGGGTTGCAGGGGTGCGAATGACACCGCCGATGGGCCTGACGTCATGGGCCTCATTCAAGCGTATAGGCAGCAATACGGTGGTCATGGGTGACATGGTCCTGCTCGAAGATCAGGTCAATCCGGTCATGAGCGTGGCGCTCGACAACGGGCTGGAGGTCACCGCTCTCCATAATCACTTCCTCTGGGACAGCCCGAGGGTGATGTTCATGCATATCGGCGGCATGGGCGACGAGGCGAAGCTCGCCGCGGCCGTCGGATTTGTGTTCGCGAAGATCAAGGACACCGGAGGCGGCAAGGGGGATACCCCGGCCTCCGACCTCGACCCCTCGAAGACCACGCTGGACCCGTCCAAGATCGACGCGGCACTGCGCGAAAAGGGAAGCCTGAATGACGGGGTCTACAAGGTCGTCGTGGGAAGAACGACCCAAATGCACGGTCATCTCATGGGTAACACGATGGGCGTGAATACATGGGCAGCCTTTGTGGGAACTGACGATCATTCGGTCGTGGATGGCGACTTCGCGATGCTCGAATCCGAATTGCAGGGCGTGTTGAAGGCACTGCGAGCCGCGGGGATCAACATCGTTGCGATCCATCAACACATGACAGGAGAGGAACCGAGGATCGTCTTTCTTCACTACTGGGGAGTGGGCTCCACCAGGGCTCTCGCGGAAGGGCTCCGCGCCGCTCTCGACAAGACGACGGAGTCCCACGCGAAGCGATGA
- a CDS encoding GNAT family N-acetyltransferase, whose amino-acid sequence MKVLETQRLIVRRFSLEDAAFALELVNDSAWLQYIGDRKVRTLADARAYLRKGALDMYDRVGFGMFVVTLKSSGEPIGTCGLIKRDSLDDVDIGFAFLPGFRGQGFALESAAAVLDYGRRSLGLTRIVAIVSPANRRSIAILEKIGLKYERMMKLPGEDEEISLYGYETADAGS is encoded by the coding sequence GTGAAGGTTCTCGAAACCCAGCGCCTGATCGTCCGGCGCTTCTCTCTCGAAGACGCCGCGTTCGCCCTCGAGCTGGTGAACGATTCGGCGTGGCTCCAGTACATCGGCGATCGCAAGGTGAGAACGCTCGCGGACGCCCGTGCCTACCTTCGCAAGGGCGCGCTCGACATGTACGATCGCGTCGGTTTTGGCATGTTCGTGGTGACGCTGAAGAGCTCCGGGGAGCCGATCGGGACCTGCGGCCTCATCAAGCGGGACTCGCTGGACGATGTCGATATCGGATTCGCGTTCCTGCCGGGATTTCGAGGCCAGGGATTTGCTCTCGAGTCCGCCGCCGCGGTCCTCGACTACGGCCGCCGCTCCCTCGGCCTCACGCGGATCGTCGCGATCGTCTCCCCCGCCAACCGCCGCTCCATTGCGATTCTCGAGAAGATCGGCCTCAAGTACGAGCGGATGATGAAGCTCCCCGGAGAGGACGAGGAGATTTCTCTGTACGGCTACGAGACTGCGGATGCCGGGAGCTGA
- a CDS encoding phospholipase produces the protein MNERRDRLTLSSEVPPPHGDAIIRTAGTPLKEARAAMVLVHGRGASAEDILMLREEWSAAGFAFVAAQAAGSTWYPYTFLAPLEQNEPHLSSAIALLGAIVDELGLRGIPAERQILLGFSQGGCLVVEFAGRFARRWGGVAGLSAGLIGPPGRRWNFTGSLDRTPVFLGCSDTDPHIPRERVEESGAELTRIGGEVELRIYPALGHTINRDELAHVQKMIDQLPASAVS, from the coding sequence ATGAACGAGCGCAGGGACCGCCTCACTCTGAGTAGTGAGGTTCCTCCTCCCCACGGTGATGCGATCATCCGGACGGCGGGCACGCCCCTCAAGGAAGCTCGGGCGGCGATGGTCCTGGTGCACGGTCGAGGGGCATCAGCCGAGGACATCCTGATGCTGCGGGAGGAATGGAGCGCGGCAGGATTCGCCTTCGTCGCTGCCCAAGCCGCGGGGTCCACCTGGTATCCGTATACTTTCCTCGCTCCGCTCGAGCAGAACGAGCCCCATCTTTCGTCGGCCATCGCGCTTCTTGGAGCGATCGTGGATGAGCTGGGCCTTCGGGGCATCCCTGCCGAGCGGCAGATCCTGCTTGGATTCTCTCAGGGCGGTTGCCTGGTCGTGGAGTTCGCTGGCCGGTTTGCCCGGCGCTGGGGTGGAGTCGCGGGCCTCTCGGCGGGCCTCATCGGACCGCCCGGCCGGCGGTGGAATTTCACGGGCTCTCTGGACCGGACGCCGGTCTTTCTCGGCTGCAGCGACACCGATCCGCACATCCCGCGCGAGCGGGTCGAGGAGTCGGGCGCGGAGCTCACGCGAATCGGCGGGGAGGTGGAGCTCCGCATCTATCCGGCGCTAGGGCACACCATCAATCGGGACGAGCTGGCCCACGTGCAGAAGATGATCGATCAGCTCCCGGCATCCGCAGTCTCGTAG
- a CDS encoding response regulator, with translation MSDAVERPLQIVHLEDDPNDKLIVRATLKQQGVHCEVASVSTKDEFVRALERADIDLILSDYGLPGFDGLSALAIASRVQPNTPFILVSGTMGEEAAIESLRGGATDYVLKSRLTRLAPAVRRAVEEANERKTRHQTEVTLERERKFLRALLDSLDAGVVACDQDGTLTLFNRATRELHGLEEQSIPPEQWASQYKLYQADGETPLTTEEIPLHRALQGEHLRHAEITIRHREGAAHVMVVSGQPIIDDGGEKLGAVITMRDVTELKQLERQFQQAQKMEAMGLLAAGVAHDFNNLLTVISGYCQLAQARLQAGHPVLRDLAEVVKAGERAANLTRQLLAFSRQQVLEPRVLDLNEVIEGVEKMLSRLLGADIDLRFRPAEGLGQLRADAGQVEQVLLNLIVNARDAMPDGGRITIETENVEIRDRSEIPSGSYVLLTVSDTGSGMDAKTSSRIFEPFFTTKELGRGTGLGLSTVHGIVKQSEGHIAVQSELGQGTTFRIHFPRVSAGQEVSKSTASHAQPARGTEAILVVDDDASLRGLVSEILRLHGYTVVEANNGEMALTMLENDGSVIDAVVTDVVMPNLNGRELARRVAKIRPNLPMLLMSGYVGKNVEALGSLLGPRVAFIQKPFNADALLEKLRDVLKASATGIA, from the coding sequence ATGAGTGACGCCGTGGAACGACCGCTACAAATCGTCCACCTCGAGGACGATCCGAACGACAAATTGATCGTCCGCGCGACCCTGAAGCAGCAGGGCGTCCACTGCGAGGTCGCGAGCGTTTCCACCAAGGATGAGTTCGTCCGCGCGCTGGAGCGGGCAGATATCGATCTCATCCTCTCCGATTACGGACTACCCGGCTTCGACGGGCTCTCGGCGCTGGCGATCGCCTCCCGCGTTCAGCCCAACACGCCGTTCATCCTCGTCTCGGGAACGATGGGCGAGGAAGCCGCGATCGAGAGCCTGCGCGGCGGGGCAACCGACTATGTGTTGAAGAGTCGTCTCACTCGTCTGGCGCCGGCGGTGCGGCGCGCCGTGGAGGAAGCCAACGAGCGGAAGACCCGGCACCAGACTGAGGTGACTCTCGAACGCGAGCGCAAATTCCTCCGAGCCCTGCTTGACAGTCTTGATGCCGGCGTCGTGGCCTGCGACCAGGATGGGACGCTCACGCTCTTCAACCGCGCGACCCGGGAGCTGCACGGCCTGGAGGAGCAGTCGATACCCCCGGAGCAGTGGGCGAGCCAATACAAGCTCTACCAGGCCGACGGAGAGACTCCCCTCACCACCGAGGAGATCCCGCTTCATCGCGCCCTGCAGGGCGAGCATCTGCGCCATGCGGAGATCACGATCCGCCACCGGGAGGGCGCCGCGCACGTGATGGTGGTCAGCGGTCAGCCGATCATCGATGACGGCGGGGAGAAGCTTGGCGCCGTGATCACGATGCGGGACGTGACCGAGCTCAAGCAGCTCGAGCGACAGTTTCAGCAGGCTCAAAAAATGGAGGCCATGGGCCTCCTGGCGGCCGGTGTGGCGCACGATTTCAACAACCTGCTGACCGTGATCTCGGGCTACTGCCAACTCGCACAAGCACGACTGCAGGCGGGACATCCGGTGCTGCGTGATCTCGCGGAGGTCGTGAAAGCCGGCGAGCGGGCCGCCAATCTGACCCGGCAATTACTCGCCTTCAGCCGCCAGCAAGTTCTGGAGCCTCGGGTCCTCGACCTGAACGAGGTCATCGAGGGCGTGGAGAAGATGCTCAGCCGGCTTCTGGGCGCCGACATCGACCTTCGGTTCCGGCCAGCCGAGGGGTTGGGGCAGCTCCGGGCGGACGCCGGCCAAGTGGAGCAGGTGCTATTGAACCTAATCGTCAACGCTCGTGACGCGATGCCCGATGGGGGGCGGATCACCATAGAGACCGAGAACGTCGAGATCAGAGACCGATCCGAGATTCCGTCCGGCTCGTACGTCCTTCTGACGGTTTCCGATACCGGCTCCGGAATGGACGCCAAGACGTCATCGCGGATCTTCGAGCCTTTTTTCACAACGAAGGAGCTCGGGAGAGGCACCGGCCTTGGGCTCTCGACCGTGCACGGGATCGTGAAGCAAAGCGAAGGTCACATCGCGGTTCAAAGCGAACTGGGCCAAGGAACAACGTTCCGGATCCACTTCCCCAGGGTCTCGGCCGGTCAGGAAGTCTCGAAGTCCACGGCTTCGCACGCACAGCCGGCCCGGGGTACGGAGGCGATTCTCGTCGTCGACGATGATGCTTCGCTGCGCGGCTTGGTGAGCGAGATATTAAGACTCCACGGCTACACCGTGGTTGAGGCGAACAACGGAGAAATGGCCTTGACCATGCTCGAGAATGACGGTTCGGTGATTGACGCCGTCGTCACGGACGTCGTCATGCCGAACCTGAACGGGCGAGAGCTGGCCCGTCGAGTGGCAAAGATCCGGCCCAATCTGCCCATGCTGCTGATGTCGGGGTATGTTGGAAAGAACGTGGAAGCTTTGGGCTCGCTCCTCGGCCCGCGCGTCGCGTTCATCCAGAAGCCATTCAACGCTGACGCGCTGTTGGAGAAGCTGCGCGATGTTCTGAAGGCATCGGCGACCGGTATCGCGTAG
- a CDS encoding PAS domain S-box protein, whose product MTRPGPRLNSLLETMSGAACVSAFAIAALALVGWQTGTLALTDVLPGNPAMNPLTAVCILLAAVSLWFLRRSHPGRLTKRSAQGCAALLVGIGAVRLLSIIFGIELHLDQVILRSQVLASPVPSRMGFFSSFACVCNGAGLLLLDFRPGRRWSPGGPLALAGLAVSLMALIGYIYAASPLHGLMAFNSSVAFLLLGTAMLVSRPDRGLCGLVLSNSPGGVLARRVLPSAILLPLLLGWLRILGQRAGLFGLEIGTGLLMLVIVGILVWLVAVTGRRLDEADRERARSDEALKRSLERQTLFLHSNLVGVLTANRDGLITEANAAFLAMIGRRPEDLPFRTELVTPPEWLSRTETAIRELAERDIATPFEKEYMRPDGTRVPALVGAASVPGSDGEVVAFIVDLSGKRRAELEVERMRLFLDSIFENLPTMVFVKDAEELRFVRMNRAGEELLGIAREKLIGRNDYDLFPREQADFFTAKDRSVLSSQELLDIPEEPVQTASGGTRILHTKKVPILDSQGVAHYLLGISEDITARKEADREMGRLNEGIRRRTEDLEAANKELEAFSYSVSHDLRAPLRHINGFADLLARHARANLDETARRYLDAIGSSAKEMGQLIDDLLSFSRMSRTQMQNTIVDLGRLVTEVRETLAAETNGRGIEWQINGLPTIHGDERMLRVVFTNLLANAVKYTGHAASARIEVGNRESEDELVLYVRDNGVGFDMAYAHKLFGVFQRLHSDEEFEGTGIGLATVRRVIHRHGGRTWAEGAVDCGATFYVAFPRASAVALNEAAA is encoded by the coding sequence ATGACGCGTCCCGGACCCCGTTTGAATTCGCTCCTAGAGACGATGAGCGGCGCCGCCTGCGTGAGCGCCTTTGCCATCGCCGCCTTGGCCCTGGTCGGTTGGCAGACCGGGACCCTCGCCCTGACCGATGTTCTGCCCGGGAACCCGGCGATGAACCCGTTGACGGCCGTCTGCATACTCCTCGCGGCCGTGTCACTTTGGTTCCTGCGGCGGTCGCACCCGGGACGACTCACGAAGAGATCGGCTCAGGGATGCGCCGCCCTCCTCGTGGGAATCGGGGCGGTTCGGCTCCTCTCGATCATCTTCGGAATCGAGCTGCATCTGGACCAAGTAATCCTTCGTTCACAAGTCCTTGCTTCGCCGGTCCCCTCCCGAATGGGTTTCTTCTCGTCGTTCGCGTGCGTCTGCAACGGCGCGGGCCTCCTCCTGCTCGACTTCCGCCCGGGCCGCCGCTGGAGCCCGGGCGGGCCCTTAGCCCTCGCCGGTTTGGCGGTCTCGCTGATGGCGCTCATCGGCTACATCTACGCCGCCTCTCCGCTCCACGGCCTCATGGCGTTCAACAGCTCGGTGGCGTTTCTTCTGCTCGGAACGGCGATGCTCGTGTCCCGACCCGACCGGGGGCTCTGCGGGCTCGTGTTGAGCAACTCACCGGGCGGCGTCCTGGCGAGACGTGTGCTTCCTAGCGCCATCCTCCTGCCCCTGCTCCTCGGCTGGCTCCGGATACTGGGCCAGCGGGCAGGCTTGTTCGGATTGGAAATTGGGACCGGGCTTCTGATGTTGGTCATCGTCGGCATTCTGGTCTGGCTTGTGGCTGTGACCGGGCGACGTCTGGATGAGGCGGACCGCGAGCGGGCCCGGTCCGACGAGGCGCTCAAGAGAAGCCTCGAGCGTCAGACTCTCTTCCTCCACTCGAACCTCGTCGGAGTGCTCACCGCGAACCGGGACGGCTTGATCACCGAGGCCAACGCTGCGTTCCTCGCCATGATTGGGCGCCGCCCGGAAGATCTACCGTTCCGCACCGAACTGGTCACTCCGCCGGAGTGGCTCAGCAGGACCGAAACGGCGATTCGCGAGCTCGCCGAGCGCGATATCGCGACGCCCTTCGAGAAGGAGTACATGCGCCCGGACGGCACCCGCGTGCCCGCGCTCGTCGGGGCCGCGAGCGTCCCCGGCTCGGACGGCGAGGTGGTCGCGTTCATCGTCGATCTCAGCGGCAAGCGGCGTGCGGAGCTCGAGGTCGAGCGCATGCGGCTGTTCCTCGACTCGATCTTTGAGAACCTGCCGACCATGGTCTTCGTGAAGGACGCCGAGGAGCTGAGATTCGTGCGGATGAACCGGGCCGGCGAGGAGCTGCTCGGCATCGCGCGGGAGAAGCTCATCGGAAGAAACGATTACGACCTCTTCCCCAGGGAGCAAGCCGATTTCTTCACCGCGAAGGACCGGTCGGTCCTCTCGAGCCAGGAGCTGCTGGACATTCCCGAGGAACCGGTACAGACGGCGTCGGGCGGAACGAGGATCCTTCACACCAAGAAGGTCCCGATTCTCGATTCGCAGGGAGTGGCGCACTACCTGCTCGGGATTTCAGAGGACATCACCGCCCGCAAGGAAGCCGATCGGGAGATGGGGCGACTGAACGAAGGAATCCGCCGGCGCACGGAGGACCTGGAAGCCGCGAACAAGGAGCTCGAAGCCTTCAGCTATTCCGTATCCCACGACCTTCGAGCGCCCCTCCGCCACATCAATGGATTCGCCGATCTCCTGGCGCGCCACGCCCGCGCGAATCTCGATGAGACCGCGCGGCGCTACCTGGATGCCATTGGCAGCTCCGCGAAGGAGATGGGGCAGCTGATCGACGACTTGCTCTCGTTTTCGCGGATGAGCCGAACCCAAATGCAGAACACGATCGTTGATCTCGGCCGGCTGGTGACCGAGGTGCGGGAGACTCTCGCTGCGGAGACGAACGGAAGAGGGATCGAATGGCAGATCAACGGACTGCCGACGATTCACGGCGACGAACGGATGCTACGGGTCGTGTTCACCAATCTGCTCGCGAATGCGGTCAAGTACACGGGCCACGCCGCAAGTGCCCGGATCGAGGTGGGGAACCGCGAGTCCGAGGACGAACTGGTCCTCTACGTCCGGGACAATGGAGTCGGTTTCGACATGGCCTACGCGCACAAGCTGTTCGGCGTATTCCAGCGGCTCCACAGCGACGAGGAGTTTGAAGGAACCGGCATCGGCCTCGCGACGGTCCGGCGTGTCATCCACCGGCATGGCGGACGGACCTGGGCGGAAGGAGCGGTGGACTGCGGCGCGACGTTCTATGTGGCCTTTCCTCGTGCCTCGGCCGTTGCTCTGAACGAGGCGGCGGCATGA
- a CDS encoding aromatic ring-hydroxylating dioxygenase subunit alpha translates to MTEFRPTATTYREGSKTLPGVLYTAPAILADEMERLFAKTWNCVGRASRLEKPGDYFVREIAGESIVVLRDGKGTPRAFFNVCRHRGTRICREDSGHFNAAIQCPYHAWTYALDGALVGAPGMQEVEGFDRGEYPLHAAALAEWGGFLFVNIARDPEPFEKVWAPMRGRLDRFGLERLQVGHRAVYDVGANWKLVFQNYSECLHCPTIHPKLATVLPYQSGANDLTEGPFLGGYMEIKPPNVSATMSGRACGRIVSGDIPESDRRRAYYYTLMPNLLLSLHPDYVNYYLVHPVASNRTRVESEWLFHPDTVADPKNNIQDAIEFWDLTNRQDWDIVERSQLGVGSRRYTPGPYSPRESIPAAWDREYLRLMGRV, encoded by the coding sequence ACGAGATGGAGCGCCTCTTCGCGAAGACCTGGAATTGCGTCGGCCGCGCCTCCCGCCTCGAGAAGCCCGGCGATTACTTCGTGCGCGAGATCGCCGGGGAGTCGATCGTCGTTTTGCGCGACGGGAAGGGGACTCCGCGCGCGTTCTTCAATGTCTGCAGGCACCGCGGCACGCGGATCTGCCGCGAGGACTCGGGCCATTTCAACGCGGCGATCCAGTGTCCCTACCACGCCTGGACGTATGCCCTCGACGGTGCCCTCGTCGGCGCCCCGGGAATGCAGGAGGTGGAAGGATTCGATAGGGGCGAATACCCGCTCCACGCGGCTGCTCTCGCGGAATGGGGGGGATTCCTCTTCGTGAACATCGCGCGCGACCCCGAGCCGTTCGAGAAGGTCTGGGCACCGATGCGGGGCCGCCTCGATCGTTTCGGTCTGGAAAGGCTTCAGGTGGGACATCGTGCCGTCTACGACGTCGGGGCGAACTGGAAGCTCGTGTTCCAGAACTACTCCGAGTGCCTCCACTGTCCGACCATCCATCCGAAGCTCGCCACGGTGCTACCGTACCAGAGCGGCGCGAACGACCTCACCGAGGGGCCGTTTCTCGGCGGGTACATGGAGATCAAGCCGCCGAACGTGAGCGCGACGATGAGCGGCCGCGCGTGCGGCCGGATCGTGAGCGGCGACATTCCGGAGTCGGATCGACGGCGCGCCTACTACTACACGCTGATGCCGAATCTGCTGCTCAGCCTCCACCCCGACTACGTCAATTACTACCTCGTCCACCCGGTCGCGTCGAACCGGACGCGCGTGGAATCGGAGTGGCTGTTCCATCCCGACACCGTTGCCGATCCCAAGAACAACATTCAAGACGCGATCGAGTTCTGGGACCTCACGAACCGCCAGGATTGGGACATCGTGGAGCGCAGCCAGCTAGGCGTCGGCTCCCGCCGCTACACCCCCGGCCCCTACTCGCCCCGGGAAAGCATTCCTGCCGCATGGGATAGGGAATACTTGAGGCTCATGGGCCGGGTGTAG